A stretch of Myxococcus hansupus DNA encodes these proteins:
- a CDS encoding pirin family protein encodes MSTTTHVSVPTPPRATSRPRTLESVHGGGELHWVGDGFRVHTLVPSGGLRQERTSPFLLLDYHPPQHYPALAKGQRGVGWHPHRGFETVTLAFEGHVAHRDNAGHSGVIGPGDVQWMTAASGILHEEYHEHDFSRRGGTFHMLQLWVNLPRKHKMSAPAYQPITTEQIPVVPVQGGGEATEHSRVRIIAGSYGDAKGPARTFTPISMLDVKVRAGEDFNLSLPSNHNALVLVANGRVTVGTEIIRSGELAVFSNDGETLSLQADEDTHFILLAGEPLNEPIAHTGPFVMNNHREIIQAIDDFESGAFGEIPE; translated from the coding sequence ATGAGCACCACAACTCACGTCAGCGTTCCTACTCCGCCTCGAGCCACTTCCCGCCCCCGCACCCTGGAGAGTGTCCATGGTGGCGGCGAGCTGCACTGGGTGGGTGACGGCTTCCGCGTCCACACCCTCGTGCCCAGCGGCGGCCTTCGCCAGGAGCGGACCAGTCCGTTCCTCCTGCTCGACTACCATCCGCCTCAGCACTACCCCGCGCTGGCGAAGGGCCAGCGGGGCGTCGGCTGGCATCCGCACCGTGGCTTCGAGACGGTGACGCTCGCATTCGAAGGCCACGTCGCCCACCGCGACAACGCCGGCCACTCCGGCGTCATCGGTCCCGGGGACGTGCAGTGGATGACGGCCGCCTCCGGCATCCTCCACGAGGAGTACCACGAGCACGACTTCTCACGGCGCGGGGGCACCTTCCACATGCTCCAGCTCTGGGTCAACCTGCCTCGCAAGCACAAGATGTCCGCTCCGGCCTACCAGCCCATCACGACGGAGCAGATTCCGGTGGTCCCCGTTCAAGGAGGCGGCGAGGCCACGGAGCACAGCCGGGTGCGCATCATCGCCGGGAGCTACGGTGACGCGAAGGGTCCCGCCAGGACCTTCACGCCCATCTCCATGCTCGACGTGAAGGTGCGCGCGGGTGAGGACTTCAACCTGTCACTGCCCTCCAACCACAACGCCCTGGTGCTCGTCGCCAACGGCCGCGTGACGGTGGGCACGGAGATCATCCGGAGCGGTGAGCTCGCGGTGTTCTCCAACGACGGGGAGACCCTCTCCCTCCAGGCCGACGAGGACACGCACTTCATCCTCCTCGCGGGCGAGCCCCTCAACGAGCCCATCGCTCACACCGGGCCGTTCGTGATGAACAACCACCGGGAAATCATCCAGGCCATCGACGACTTCGAGTCCGGCGCCTTCGGTGAGATTCCCGAGTAA
- a CDS encoding LysR family transcriptional regulator, translated as MLESVTIDQLRTLRAVAEEGSFSAAARKLGQGQPAVSQAMQRLEKQLGLRLFDRSGRVPRLTAKGEAVVAAAQRLHEDITSFQAVVGRLKSGEETKLSLVVDAMFPTDALLDFVRELARTHPGVELALEVELMSAVTERVRERRATLGIAGADLDLTGLEQRPIALLKMIPVAAPTHPLAAVKGVLTEAHLASAIQIVLSERLPAGKPGTADRGVISSRLWRVADLMTKHSLLVGGVGWGLEPEHLVLDDVAAGRLVALRLAAWEGGPPPQRPLALVRRKGTPLGPVATWASNRLTSLCQLALRGADHHTT; from the coding sequence GTGCTCGAAAGCGTCACCATCGACCAGCTCCGCACGCTCCGCGCGGTGGCCGAGGAGGGCAGCTTCTCCGCGGCGGCTCGGAAGCTCGGCCAGGGGCAGCCCGCCGTCAGTCAGGCCATGCAGCGGCTGGAGAAGCAGCTCGGCCTGCGCCTCTTCGACCGGAGCGGGCGCGTCCCGCGTCTGACGGCGAAGGGTGAAGCCGTCGTCGCGGCGGCGCAGCGACTCCACGAGGACATCACCTCGTTCCAGGCGGTGGTGGGCCGGCTCAAGAGCGGTGAGGAGACGAAGCTGTCGCTGGTGGTGGACGCCATGTTCCCCACCGATGCGCTGCTGGACTTCGTGCGGGAGCTGGCGCGCACGCACCCGGGGGTGGAACTGGCGCTGGAGGTGGAGCTGATGTCCGCGGTGACGGAGCGCGTGCGCGAGCGGCGCGCGACGCTGGGCATCGCCGGCGCGGACCTGGACCTCACCGGCCTGGAGCAGCGCCCCATCGCGCTCCTCAAGATGATTCCCGTCGCCGCGCCAACGCATCCGCTCGCGGCGGTGAAAGGCGTCCTCACCGAGGCGCACCTCGCCTCCGCCATCCAAATCGTCCTGAGCGAGCGGCTGCCAGCGGGCAAGCCGGGCACAGCGGACCGGGGCGTCATCAGCTCGCGCCTCTGGCGTGTCGCGGACCTGATGACCAAGCACTCGCTCCTCGTCGGCGGCGTCGGCTGGGGCCTCGAGCCCGAGCACCTCGTCCTCGACGACGTCGCCGCCGGACGGCTGGTCGCGCTGCGACTGGCGGCCTGGGAGGGCGGTCCCCCACCCCAGCGCCCGCTCGCCCTGGTGCGCCGCAAGGGCACGCCGCTGGGCCCGGTGGCGACGTGGGCCTCGAACCGGCTCACCTCACTGTGCCAGCTCGCGCTCAGGGGCGCGGACCATCACACGACGTGA
- a CDS encoding response regulator, producing MSASLPGMGTVVRHLLVVEDSERLALVLEEVLGPHAERVTRVTTLAAARQVLREQPPDAVLLDVSLPDGTSDTLLEDLQAVEPLPHVIAISGNATAEQAFRLASGGVRAFVPKPLDLARLEAVWRETLARPPDLIHTLRASAGQVPLHEIEGTVRETLVDEALAKSGGSVRGAAKLLRISRQLLQHILNARK from the coding sequence ATGAGTGCTAGCCTTCCGGGGATGGGCACCGTGGTGCGACATCTCCTGGTGGTGGAGGACTCGGAGCGCCTGGCCCTGGTGCTGGAGGAGGTGCTGGGCCCCCATGCCGAGCGAGTCACCCGGGTGACGACGCTCGCGGCGGCCCGTCAGGTGCTCCGGGAGCAGCCGCCGGATGCGGTGCTGCTGGACGTCAGCCTGCCGGATGGCACCAGCGACACGTTGCTGGAGGACCTCCAGGCCGTGGAGCCGCTGCCTCACGTCATCGCCATCAGCGGCAACGCAACGGCCGAGCAGGCTTTTCGTCTGGCGTCGGGCGGCGTGCGGGCCTTCGTGCCCAAGCCGCTCGACCTGGCCCGGCTGGAAGCGGTGTGGCGGGAGACGCTGGCCCGCCCACCCGACCTCATCCACACGCTGCGCGCGAGCGCCGGTCAGGTGCCCCTGCACGAAATCGAAGGGACGGTCCGCGAGACGTTGGTCGACGAGGCCCTCGCGAAATCCGGCGGGAGCGTTCGCGGCGCGGCGAAGCTGCTGCGCATCTCGCGCCAGTTGCTCCAGCACATCCTCAACGCTCGAAAGTAA
- a CDS encoding YciI family protein, which produces MTLTTALLLLTLGAAPTQPAAKKFEFDKHYLVLLERVPDAKKLPEAALAQLQKEHLAHLTRMGESGKMVLAGPFDEQDDVGMRGACIYRTATKAEAKQLAEQDPMVKAGRLRVQVMAWYTEKGYLAFPLAPPVEAAKGAAKDADK; this is translated from the coding sequence ATGACGCTCACGACCGCCCTGCTCCTGCTCACTCTCGGCGCCGCGCCGACCCAGCCCGCAGCGAAGAAGTTCGAGTTCGACAAGCACTACCTCGTCCTGCTGGAACGCGTACCGGACGCCAAGAAGCTGCCGGAGGCCGCGCTGGCGCAGTTGCAGAAGGAGCACCTCGCGCACCTCACGCGCATGGGGGAGAGCGGCAAGATGGTGCTCGCGGGCCCCTTCGACGAGCAGGACGACGTGGGCATGCGCGGCGCGTGCATCTACCGCACCGCGACCAAGGCGGAGGCGAAGCAGCTCGCCGAGCAGGACCCGATGGTGAAGGCGGGCCGACTGCGGGTGCAGGTCATGGCCTGGTACACGGAGAAGGGCTACCTGGCGTTCCCCCTGGCCCCGCCCGTCGAGGCGGCCAAGGGCGCGGCGAAGGACGCAGACAAGTAG
- a CDS encoding ferritin-like domain-containing protein, with protein MNSEQLRRLFTRAMSASLASPLLLTGCGNGGIALEGYSPPTCDEQNLSVRGLSPATQTDFVEMRFLADQYTTPRQQPLVSSGTPCETATQPVTCNAELESLSSEVGFRSRCEPDCHAYYLVTTRGDAVEAHTTQEALRAFLGDIDTTQEALLQVFADGYNLSCTALEKGAVRANADGTFNVVATKGFACGEGSNLTQYLLEVKPSGELRVMQTHILERGTKGCTVGRRPAGLRSDGSVACSDELGQHFALIAHLEEASITAFLRLRDELALHGAAVELQQAALRSALDEVAHTEVCGRLARRHGATPERAVVAPLPPRPLLEVALDNAVEGCVRETYGALLAHHQALRAEDDEVREAMVRIAEDETRHADLSWAIDRWAVERLPSAEREAVRAARQRAVEALRAEVSAPTDAALQRALGLPAPEVAVAMVDLLSRELWN; from the coding sequence TTGAACTCGGAACAACTGCGCCGACTCTTCACCCGAGCGATGAGTGCATCACTGGCGTCTCCGCTGCTGCTCACCGGCTGTGGCAATGGGGGGATTGCCCTGGAAGGCTACTCGCCCCCTACCTGTGACGAACAAAACCTGTCGGTCCGAGGGCTGTCTCCCGCGACACAGACGGACTTCGTCGAGATGCGGTTCCTCGCCGACCAGTACACCACGCCCCGGCAGCAGCCCCTCGTGTCCTCGGGGACGCCGTGCGAGACCGCCACGCAGCCGGTGACGTGCAACGCGGAGCTCGAGTCCCTCTCCTCCGAGGTGGGGTTCCGCTCCCGCTGCGAGCCGGACTGCCACGCGTACTACCTCGTGACAACGCGAGGGGATGCGGTGGAGGCCCACACCACTCAGGAGGCGCTCCGGGCCTTCCTGGGGGACATCGACACGACTCAGGAAGCGCTGCTCCAGGTCTTCGCGGACGGCTACAACCTGAGCTGTACCGCGTTGGAGAAAGGCGCGGTGAGGGCCAACGCGGACGGGACCTTCAACGTCGTCGCCACGAAGGGTTTCGCGTGTGGAGAGGGCTCCAACCTGACGCAGTATCTGCTGGAGGTGAAGCCCTCGGGCGAGCTGCGCGTGATGCAGACCCACATCTTGGAGCGGGGCACGAAGGGGTGCACCGTGGGTCGCCGGCCCGCGGGACTCCGCTCGGATGGCTCGGTTGCCTGCTCGGATGAGCTGGGACAGCACTTCGCGCTCATCGCCCATCTGGAGGAGGCCTCCATCACGGCCTTCTTGAGGCTGCGGGACGAACTGGCGCTTCATGGCGCGGCGGTCGAGCTTCAGCAGGCGGCGCTGCGCAGCGCACTCGATGAGGTGGCTCACACGGAGGTGTGTGGACGCCTTGCACGTCGTCATGGCGCGACGCCGGAGCGCGCGGTGGTGGCGCCGCTCCCGCCCAGGCCGCTGCTCGAGGTGGCGCTGGACAATGCGGTGGAGGGCTGCGTGCGCGAGACGTACGGCGCGCTGCTGGCCCACCATCAGGCCCTGCGCGCGGAGGACGACGAGGTTCGCGAGGCGATGGTCCGAATCGCCGAGGACGAGACCCGGCACGCGGACCTGTCCTGGGCCATTGACCGTTGGGCGGTGGAGCGCCTGCCGTCCGCCGAGCGCGAGGCGGTGCGCGCGGCACGTCAGCGGGCGGTGGAGGCGCTGCGTGCGGAGGTCTCCGCGCCGACCGATGCGGCGCTCCAGCGGGCGTTGGGGCTGCCCGCGCCGGAGGTCGCCGTCGCGATGGTGGACCTGCTCTCGCGGGAGCTCTGGAACTGA